The genomic DNA TCCATAATGGCTGTCCGGTACATCCGGTCACGAACATTCTGCCACAATCCAAGGAAAATTCCCAGATTGATGTGAATAGTGCCGATAATCAGTGCTATCTGGAACAGTAGTATCGGCTGATTCAATGGCTCGATAAGAACAAACGGCGGCGTTACATTGAAAAACCGGGGGAGAAGATCCCCAAACCAGCCTCCCTGCAGTGTCCCAAGAAGGATATCAGCAACACCACACCAGATGAGAATATAACTCATGTCACGAAATGCCACATCATGTCTGCCCGGTCCCCGGTAGAGCAGCCACCCAACAAGGGCTATGATGATACCGTATCCGGCATCACCCAGCATCAGTCCAAAAAAGAGCAGGTATGCAGGGGCAAAAAAGGGCGTTGGATCAATCTCATTATACCGGGGCCTCGAGAATGTGGTGGTGAGGATCTCAAATGGTGCAAGCCATCCCGGGTTATCATACCGGACCGGAACATCATCCTCAGGATCTGCAGGTTTTGAGAAGAGGAAAAACTCATCACCCGTGACTTTTCTAAGGACGTCGTGCAGGCGAGCCTGATCTTTTTCCCGAATCCACCCATGCAGGTATATTACATCCCTGCTTGAGCCAAAGTTCCGGGATACCTCATAACGGTCACGCCAGATCGAAAGTTCTTCCCGTATTACCCGAAGAGGGGTGAGATGGGACTCAGCCATGGAGATGAGATGAGCAGTCAGGCTCTCTTCCTCTCTCATATACTCTTCCAGCCGGTTCTGTTCGGTACGAATCATCTCACCTGGCATACCGGTATATGAATCAGGAAGCGTGATACGGAAGAACCATGCATGATGAGCCAGTTCTTCAAGACGCGGTCTCATTGCCAGGGTCCCAATGCACAAAACGATTATTTCCTGCCCGTTTTGTATCGTGTGATGATAGATCTCATCAGTTCCTGATTCTCTGAACCATGCCTCAAGAAGAGGGAGAGATTCCTGGAGAATCCACCCTGCTACCAGAAATGTATACGGAGCAGGTGCCAGGTAGGAGAGCGAACAACCTGGGACAGCAAGCCGGTTTAAGTTCTCTATCCTTTCCCGTGTTACCTGCTGCAACTCACGGTTTTGTTTTAAAGCCTCATATGTTGTAAG from Methanospirillum hungatei JF-1 includes the following:
- a CDS encoding V-type ATP synthase subunit I, which produces MFYPARMNSVVIGIHNRWLMDVTSALHEQGELEVLDLKKGTGTEIPQTSFEIPRGDIERIISLQFRYDRILEILEPYEVRPEGVLSLLFPKDSQPLPVRYDTPGDVFQAAHEMLDQAEPVLTTYEALKQNRELQQVTRERIENLNRLAVPGCSLSYLAPAPYTFLVAGWILQESLPLLEAWFRESGTDEIYHHTIQNGQEIIVLCIGTLAMRPRLEELAHHAWFFRITLPDSYTGMPGEMIRTEQNRLEEYMREEESLTAHLISMAESHLTPLRVIREELSIWRDRYEVSRNFGSSRDVIYLHGWIREKDQARLHDVLRKVTGDEFFLFSKPADPEDDVPVRYDNPGWLAPFEILTTTFSRPRYNEIDPTPFFAPAYLLFFGLMLGDAGYGIIIALVGWLLYRGPGRHDVAFRDMSYILIWCGVADILLGTLQGGWFGDLLPRFFNVTPPFVLIEPLNQPILLFQIALIIGTIHINLGIFLGLWQNVRDRMYRTAIMDHGIWFVIQPAAVVLLIDFFGWMTFSPLVTHFAILGTVIGLLVLFFRNGPMGFFSLTGFLGDWLSYVRILALALATGGIAMTINILSEMIASVHPLMIIPAILFCIAGQLFNLAIQTLGSVIHALRLHYIEFFGKFYSGGGKEFVPFHEHRVYTSGTREEVI